In one Lolium rigidum isolate FL_2022 chromosome 3, APGP_CSIRO_Lrig_0.1, whole genome shotgun sequence genomic region, the following are encoded:
- the LOC124697882 gene encoding 17.9 kDa class I heat shock protein-like, with translation MSMIRRSNVFDPFSLDLFDPFDGFPFGSGSSSGGGSLFPSFPRTSSETAAFAGARIDWKETPEAHVFKADVPGLKKEEVKVEVEDGNVLQISGERKKEQEEKSDTWHRVERSSGRFLRRFRLPDNANAEQIKASMENGVLTVTVPKEEAKKPEVKAVQISG, from the coding sequence ATGTCGATGATCCGCCGCAGCAACGTGTTCGACCCCTTCTCTCTCGACCTCTTCGACCCCTTCGACGGCTTCCCCTTCGGCtccggcagcagcagcggcgggggCAGCCTCTTCCCTTCATTCCCGCGCACCTCCTCTGAGACCGCGGCCTTCGCCGGCGCGCGCATCGACTGGAAGGAGACGCCGGAGGCGCACGTGTTCAAGGCGGACGTGCCCGGGCTGAAGAAGGAGGAGgtcaaggtggaggtggaggacgggaACGTGCTCCAGATCAGCGGCGAGCGGAAAAAGGAGCAGGAGGAGAAGTCCGACACCTGGCACCGCGTCGAGCGCAGCAGCGGCAGGTTCCTGCGCCGGTTCCGGCTCCCAGACAACGCCAATGCGGAGCAAATCAAGGCGTCCATGGAAAACGGCGTGCTCACCGTCACCGTGCCCAAGGAGGAGGCCAAGAAGCCCGAGGTCAAGGCCGTCCAGATCTCTGGCTAG
- the LOC124697884 gene encoding 17.4 kDa class I heat shock protein-like: MSLIRRADVFDPFSLDLWDPFPFGSGSGSIFPRASSDTAAFAGARIDWKETPEAHVFKADVPGLKKEEVKVEVDDGNVLQISGERNKEQEEKSDTWHRVERSNGKFLRRFRLPDNAKTEQIKASMENGVLTVTVPKEEAKKPDAKPVQITG, encoded by the coding sequence ATGTCGCTGATTCGCCGCGCCGACGTGTTCGACCCCTTCTCTCTTGATCTCTGGGACCCATTTCCCTTCggttccggcagcggcagcatctTCCCTCGCGCCAGCTCCGACACTGCGGCCTTCGCCGGCGCGCGGATCGACTGGAAGGAGACGCCCGAGGCTCACGTTTTCAAGGCAGACGTGCCGGGGCTgaagaaggaggaggtgaaggtggaggtcgaCGACGGCAACGTGCTGCAGATCAGCGGCGAGCGGAACAAGGAGCAGGAGGAGAAGTCGGACACCTGGCACCGCGTGGAGCGCAGCAACGGCAAGTTCCTGCGCAGGTTCAGGCTCCCGGACAACGCCAAGACGGAGCAGATCAAGGCGTCCATGGAGAACGGCGTGCTCACCGTGACCGTGCCCAAGGAGGAGGCCAAGAAGCCCGACGCCAAGCCCGTCCAGATCACCGGCTAG
- the LOC124702040 gene encoding LRR receptor-like serine/threonine-protein kinase FEI 1 — protein MGSFLRKLPGFLFVLIILHSVAREARALSTDGEALLAFKKAVTNSDGIFLNWREQDADPCNWKGVRCDIPTKRVINLSLAYRKLVGPIPPEIGRLNQLQALSLEGNSLYGSLPPELGNCTQLQRLYLQGNYISGYIPSEFGDLVELETLDLSSNTLRGSIPQSLDKLTKLSSFNVSMNFLTGAIPSDGSLANFNETSFIGNRNLCGKQINSVCKEAVQSPSDGTQLPSPGDGSKSSSTRLVISAIATVGALLLVALMCFWGCFLYKNFGKKDIHGFGVELCGGSSVVMFHGDLPYATKDILKKLENMDEGSVIGSGGFGTVYKLAMDDGNVFALKRIVKTTEGRDRYFDRELEILGSVKHRNLVNLRGYCNSPSSKLLIYDYLPGGSLDGVLHVPEKKADPADLTEPAEPTEPVEPLDWDTRINIILGAAKGLAYLHHDCSPRIIHRDIKSSNILLDANFEARVSDFGLAKLLEDEESHITTIVAGTFGYLAPEYMQSGRATETTDVYSFGVLVLEILNGKRPTDASFIEKGLNIVGWLNFLVGENREREIVDPNCEGVQIETLDALLSLAKQCVSSLPEERPTMHRVVQMLESDVITPCPSDFYDSE, from the exons ATGGGCTCTTTCTTGAGAAAACTGCCTGGTTTCCTCTTTGTTTTGATAATTCTGCACTCTGTGGCTCGTGAAGCAAGAGCGCTAAGTACAGATG GTGAAGCACTTCTTGCCTTCAAGAAGGCAGTTACGAATTCAGATGGGATCTTTTTGAACTGGCGTGAACAAGATGCGGATCCATGCAACTGGAAGGGTGTTAGATGTGATATTCCCACTAAAAGAGTGATCAACCT GAGTCTTGCATATCGCAAGTTGGTTGGGCCCATACCACCTGAAATTGGGAGGCTAAATCAGTTACAGGCTTT ATCACTAGAAGGGAACAGTTTGTATGGTTCACTCCCTCCTGAATTAGGAAATTGTACCCAGTTGCAACGACT GTATCTACAAGGAAATTATATAAGTGGATATATCCCTTCAGAGTTTGGTGATCTTGTAGAACTTGAGACACT GGACTTGTCCAGTAATACATTGAGGGGATCAATCCCACAGTCTCTTGATAAGCTGACCAAACTTTCATCATT CAATGTATCCATGAACTTTCTGACAGGAGCAATACCATCAGATGGTTCACTTGCCAATTTTAATGAAACTTC CTTCATTGGAAACCGTAATTTATGCGGGAAGCAGATTAATTCAGTGTGCAAAGAAGCAGTTCAATCACCATCAGATGGCACTCAACTACCTTCTCCAG GTGACGGGAGCAAAAGTTCCTCTACCAGACTTGTTATAAGTGCAATAGCAACAGTAGGAGCTCTGCTATTGGTGGCTTTGATGTGTTTCTGGGGTTGTTTTCTGTACAAGAATTTCGGAAAGAAAGATATTCATGGTTTTGGGGTGGAGCTATGTGGAG GCTCTTCCGTTGTGATGTTCCACGGGGACCTCCCTTATGCCACCAAAGATATCCTCAAGAAACTAGAGAACATGGATGAGGGAAGTGTCATTGGATCAGGCGGCTTCGGAACTGTTTATAAACTTGCAATGGATGACGGTAACGTCTTTGCATTGAAAAGGATAGTGAAAACAACTGAAGGACGTGACCGGTACTTCGATAGAGAGCTCGAGATATTGGGAAGCGTGAAGCATCGTAATTTGGTCAACCTCCGTGGCTATTGCAATtcgccttcatcaaaactgctgatatATGACTACCTTCCAGGTGGAAGCCTGGATGGAGTGCTACATGTACCTG AAAAAAAAGCTGACCCAGCTGACCTAACTGAACCAGCTGAACCAACTGAGCCAGTTGAACCGTTGGATTGGGATACGCGCATTAACATAATACTTGGAGCTGCAAAAGGCCTGGCTTACTTGCATCACGACTGTTCACCTCGAATAATACATCGTGATATTAAGTCAAGCAATATCTTACTGGACGCCAATTTTGAAGCCCGTGTATCAGACTTCGGACTTGCAAAACTACTCGAGGATGAAGAATCTCATATTACTACAATAGTTGCAGGAACATTTGGATATCTTGCGCCAG AGTATATGCAGAGTGGCAGGGCTACTGAAACGACGGACGTATACAGTTTTGGAGTTTTGGTGCTTGAGATACTAAATGGAAAGAGGCCTACTGATGCATCCTTCATTGAGAAGGGGCTGAACATTGTTGGATGG CTAAATTTCCTGGTCGGCGAGAACCGTGAGCGGGAAATCGTTGATCCAAATTGTGAAGGCGTGCAGATTGAGACCCTGGATGCCCTGCTCTCTCTTGCCAAACAATGCGTGAGCTCTTTGCCAGAGGAGCGGCCGACAATGCATAGGGTGGTACAGATGCTAGAGTCGGATGTAATTACGCCATGCCCTAGCGATTTCTATGATTCAGAATAG